The following coding sequences are from one Hypomesus transpacificus isolate Combined female unplaced genomic scaffold, fHypTra1 scaffold_201, whole genome shotgun sequence window:
- the tgfb1b gene encoding transforming growth factor beta-1 proprotein isoform X1, with product MRAGAVLLAAVALLQCACQSGALSTCKTLDLELVKRKRIEAIRGQILSKLRLSKEPDDDRAEEEEEEEEEEGVPASLLSLYNSTVERRGEQARTLAPHTPDDDEEAYFAKEVHKFNMTPSGDASQNKMRFDISKMQATLGNDSLLSQAELRLLIKNPTMPPGSEQRLELYSVKGDKSRYLGSRFVSNVSANHWLSFDVTQTLSDWLRGSGKEQEFELKLPCECGKDMPRFQFTVSGIAATERGDKGDLQLRMPRPHILVMSLPVERHSQLTSRRKRQTTTTTTEMCTDSTESCCVRSLYVDFRKDLGWKWIHEPTGYFANYCMGPCTYIWNTESKHSQVLALYKQHNPGASAQPCCVPQLLEPLPILYYVGRQHKVEQLSNMIVKSCKCS from the exons ATGAGGGCCGGGGCCGTGCTGCTGGCGGCTGTGGCGCTGCTGCAGTGTGCGTGCCAGAGCGGGGCCTTGTCCACCTGCAAGACCCTGGACCTGGAGCTGGTCAAGAGGAAGCGCATCGAGGCCATCCGAGGCCAGATTCTGAGCAAGCTGCGGCTGTCTAAGGAGCCTGACGACGACagggccgaggaggaggaggaggaagaggaggaggagggtgtccCCGCGTCGCTCCTGTCCCTCTACAACAGCACGGTGGAGCGCCGCGGGGAGCAGGCGCGCACCCTGGCGCCCCACACCCCAGACGACGACGAAGAGGCTTACTTTGCCAAGGAGGTGCACAAGTTTAACATGACGCCGA GTGGCGATGCCTCACAGAACAAGATGCGCTTCGACATCTCTAAGATGCAGGCGACTCTGGGGAACGACAGCCTGCTCTCTCAAGCGGAACTGCGCCTGCTCATCAAGAACCCCACCATGCCGCCCGGCTCCGAGCAGAGGCTCGAACTCTACAGCGTCAAAGGAGACAAGTCCCGCTATTTGGGCTCGCGGTTTGTCTCGAATGTTTCGGCCAATCACTGGCTCTCTTTCGACGTCACGCAGACTCTAAGTGATTGGCTGCGAGGGTCAG gaAAAGAACAAGAGTTCGAACTGAAATTGCCTTGTGAATGTGGAAAGGATATGCCGCGTTTCCAATTTACTGTATCAG GGATAGCTGCCACTGAAAGAGGAGACAAGGGAGACCTTCAACTGAGGATGCCAAGGCCTCACATCTtggtgatgtcacttcctgtggaaCGTCACAGCCAGCTAACCTCTCGCAGGAAACgacagacaacaacaacaacaacggagATGTGCACAGA TAGCACTGAGAGCTGCTGTGTGCGAAGCCTCTACGTAGACTTCCGGAAAGATCTGGGCTGGAAATGGATCCATGAGCCGACCGGCTACTTTGCCAACTACTGCATGGGACCATGCACCTACATATGGAACACAGAAAGCAAGCACTCCCAG GTTCTGGCTCTGTACAAACAGCACAACCCAGGTGCATCAGCTCAGCCCTGCTGCGTGCCACAGCTGTTGGAACCGTTGCCCATCCTCTACTACGTAGGACGGCAGCACAAG GTGGAGCAGCTGTCTAACATGATAGTGAAGTCCTGTAAGTGCAGCTGA
- the cbr1l gene encoding carbonyl reductase 1-like: MLKKVAVVTGGNKGIGFAIVKELCKAKFPGDVILTARNEKLGKEAVELLKSEGFQATFQHLDICDQGSAVKLRDFLQTTYGGLDVLVNNAGIAFKNDATEPFGEQAEVTMRTNFWGTLWVSHALLPILRPNARVINISSFVSKRALDQCSPQLQAKFRDPKLSEEDLCGLMGEFVTAAQKGSHQAEGWPNTAYGTTKIGVTVLSMIQARELTNTRAGDGILLNACCPGWVRTDMAGDKAPKSPEEGAQTPTYLALLPVGAKEPHGQLVWDKVVREW, from the exons ATGTTGAAAAAAGTTGCAGTCGTGACCGGTGGTAATAAAGGCATTGGATTTGCAATTGTGAAAGAGCTCTGCAAAGCGAAGTTTCCCGGGGACGTGATCCTTACTGCCCGAAATGAGAAACTTGGGAAAGAGGCCGTGGAATTGCTGAAGTCCGAGGGATTTCAGGCAACTTTCCAACATCTGGACATCTGTGATCAAGGAAGTGCTGTGAAACTTCGTGACTTTCTGCAGACCACTTACGGAGGATTGGATGTGCTCGTCAACAACGCGGGGATTGCTTTTAAAA ATGACGCAACGGAACCGTTTGGGGAGCAGGCTGAAGTTACCATGCGGACTAACTTTTGGGGAACGTTGTGGGTGTCCCACGCCCTTCTTCCTATCCTCAGACCCAACGCTAGGGTGATCAACATATCCAGCTTCGTCAGCAAGCGGGCCCTTGATCAATGTAGCCCTCAACTTCAAgccaa gTTTAGAGACCCGAAGTTGTCTGAGGAGGACCTGTGCGGTCTGATGGGGGAGTTTGTAACGGCAGCTCAGAAGGGTAGCCATCAAGCGGAAGGGTGGCCGAACACCGCTTATGGCACAACGAAG aTCGGAGTGACTGTGCTGTCGATGATCCAGGCACGCGAACTAACCAATACGAGGGCCGGAGATGGAATCCTTCTCAACGCCTGTTGCCCAGGGTGGGTCCGCACTGACATGGCTGGCGACAAAGCCCCCAAGAGCCCCGAGGAGGGGGCCCAGACCCCCACCTACCTGGCCCTGCTCCCAGTGGGGGCCAAGGAACCCCACGGGCAGCTGGTGTGGGACAAGGTCGTCCGGGAGTGGTAG
- the tgfb1b gene encoding transforming growth factor beta-1 proprotein isoform X2, protein MRAGAVLLAAVALLQCACQSGALSTCKTLDLELVKRKRIEAIRGQILSKLRLSKEPDDDRAEEEEEEEEEEGVPASLLSLYNSTVERRGEQARTLAPHTPDDDEEAYFAKEVHKFNMTPSGDASQNKMRFDISKMQATLGNDSLLSQAELRLLIKNPTMPPGSEQRLELYSVKGDKSRYLGSRFVSNVSANHWLSFDVTQTLSDWLRGSGKEQEFELKLPCECGKDMPRFQFTVSGIAATERGDKGDLQLRMPRPHILVMSLPVERHSQLTSRRKRQTTTTTTEMCTDTESCCVRSLYVDFRKDLGWKWIHEPTGYFANYCMGPCTYIWNTESKHSQVLALYKQHNPGASAQPCCVPQLLEPLPILYYVGRQHKVEQLSNMIVKSCKCS, encoded by the exons ATGAGGGCCGGGGCCGTGCTGCTGGCGGCTGTGGCGCTGCTGCAGTGTGCGTGCCAGAGCGGGGCCTTGTCCACCTGCAAGACCCTGGACCTGGAGCTGGTCAAGAGGAAGCGCATCGAGGCCATCCGAGGCCAGATTCTGAGCAAGCTGCGGCTGTCTAAGGAGCCTGACGACGACagggccgaggaggaggaggaggaagaggaggaggagggtgtccCCGCGTCGCTCCTGTCCCTCTACAACAGCACGGTGGAGCGCCGCGGGGAGCAGGCGCGCACCCTGGCGCCCCACACCCCAGACGACGACGAAGAGGCTTACTTTGCCAAGGAGGTGCACAAGTTTAACATGACGCCGA GTGGCGATGCCTCACAGAACAAGATGCGCTTCGACATCTCTAAGATGCAGGCGACTCTGGGGAACGACAGCCTGCTCTCTCAAGCGGAACTGCGCCTGCTCATCAAGAACCCCACCATGCCGCCCGGCTCCGAGCAGAGGCTCGAACTCTACAGCGTCAAAGGAGACAAGTCCCGCTATTTGGGCTCGCGGTTTGTCTCGAATGTTTCGGCCAATCACTGGCTCTCTTTCGACGTCACGCAGACTCTAAGTGATTGGCTGCGAGGGTCAG gaAAAGAACAAGAGTTCGAACTGAAATTGCCTTGTGAATGTGGAAAGGATATGCCGCGTTTCCAATTTACTGTATCAG GGATAGCTGCCACTGAAAGAGGAGACAAGGGAGACCTTCAACTGAGGATGCCAAGGCCTCACATCTtggtgatgtcacttcctgtggaaCGTCACAGCCAGCTAACCTCTCGCAGGAAACgacagacaacaacaacaacaacggagATGTGCACAGA CACTGAGAGCTGCTGTGTGCGAAGCCTCTACGTAGACTTCCGGAAAGATCTGGGCTGGAAATGGATCCATGAGCCGACCGGCTACTTTGCCAACTACTGCATGGGACCATGCACCTACATATGGAACACAGAAAGCAAGCACTCCCAG GTTCTGGCTCTGTACAAACAGCACAACCCAGGTGCATCAGCTCAGCCCTGCTGCGTGCCACAGCTGTTGGAACCGTTGCCCATCCTCTACTACGTAGGACGGCAGCACAAG GTGGAGCAGCTGTCTAACATGATAGTGAAGTCCTGTAAGTGCAGCTGA